A stretch of Corynebacterium timonense DNA encodes these proteins:
- a CDS encoding integrase core domain-containing protein produces the protein MAEALNSVFKAELIDRRTWPGLRDVLVATSTWVGWYNNRRVHSALGYRPPRQAHQEYTAAKTHTA, from the coding sequence ATGGCAGAAGCGCTGAACTCAGTGTTCAAAGCTGAACTCATCGACCGTAGGACCTGGCCGGGGCTGCGAGATGTTCTCGTCGCGACGTCGACATGGGTCGGCTGGTACAACAACCGTCGTGTCCACTCGGCGCTAGGATACCGCCCACCCCGCCAGGCCCATCAGGAATACACCGCCGCGAAAACCCACACGGCCTAA
- a CDS encoding MarR family winged helix-turn-helix transcriptional regulator: MNKTIADHPEEFRYLILALQRQGNRQLNNLFAQLDLTNSQAEAIEVIGTYGPMSTREVGDYLVCESGSPSRLLTTLASKGLTMTSQSTTDKRATLHALTPAGREMVAAITNLKKNFDDSIGDALAHALSAHPEDILTQLTCLLTDPSLSAAMKKRYPHLFNKL; encoded by the coding sequence ATGAACAAGACCATTGCCGACCACCCTGAAGAGTTCCGCTACCTGATCCTCGCCCTCCAACGGCAAGGAAACCGACAACTCAACAATCTCTTTGCACAGCTGGACCTGACCAATTCCCAAGCCGAAGCCATCGAAGTCATCGGCACCTACGGCCCGATGAGCACTCGAGAAGTCGGCGATTACCTCGTCTGCGAATCCGGCAGTCCCAGTCGCCTGCTCACCACTCTCGCATCCAAAGGGCTGACAATGACCTCCCAGTCCACCACAGATAAACGGGCAACCCTCCACGCTCTCACGCCGGCCGGTCGTGAAATGGTTGCCGCGATCACCAATCTCAAGAAGAACTTCGACGACAGTATCGGTGATGCCCTCGCCCACGCGCTCAGCGCTCACCCGGAGGACATCCTCACCCAACTGACCTGTCTACTGACTGACCCCTCCCTAAGCGCAGCCATGAAGAAGCGCTACCCACACCTGTTCAACAAGCTCTAG
- the ribB gene encoding 3,4-dihydroxy-2-butanone-4-phosphate synthase, producing MTRMLTDIPQTNDTKTTARLDAETHLAPIEDIVADIAAGKMVVLVDDEDRENEGDLIMAAEAITPETVNFMISQGKGLLCVPMTAEHARTLNLAPMVERNEDDFGTSFTVSCDATADFGITTGISASDRAATINLLASGGVASNFHRPGHVFPLMAREGGVLTRIGHTEAGSDLAAMAGFAPVGAIVEIIGDDGEMLRLPQLVEWCAERSIALSTIELLRAYRQEQVAAGVAITQRPDGSPLATPLTSVK from the coding sequence ATGACCCGCATGCTGACCGACATTCCACAGACCAACGACACCAAGACCACCGCTCGCCTCGATGCAGAAACCCATCTGGCTCCCATTGAAGACATCGTCGCGGATATTGCCGCCGGCAAGATGGTCGTTCTCGTCGACGATGAAGATCGAGAAAACGAAGGCGACCTCATCATGGCCGCCGAAGCGATCACTCCCGAGACTGTCAACTTCATGATCTCCCAAGGCAAGGGACTGCTGTGCGTTCCCATGACCGCTGAGCACGCCCGCACCCTCAACCTCGCTCCCATGGTCGAACGCAACGAAGACGACTTCGGCACCTCCTTTACCGTCTCTTGCGATGCCACCGCCGACTTCGGCATCACCACTGGCATTTCCGCCTCCGACCGCGCCGCAACGATCAACCTGTTGGCCTCCGGGGGAGTAGCCAGCAACTTCCACCGCCCCGGCCACGTCTTCCCACTCATGGCACGCGAGGGCGGCGTGCTCACCCGCATCGGCCACACCGAAGCAGGCAGTGACCTCGCCGCCATGGCTGGATTCGCTCCCGTGGGAGCCATCGTCGAAATCATCGGCGACGACGGCGAAATGCTGCGCCTGCCACAGCTCGTGGAATGGTGCGCCGAACGCAGCATCGCACTATCCACCATCGAGCTCTTGCGCGCCTACCGACAAGAACAGGTCGCCGCCGGTGTCGCGATCACCCAACGTCCCGACGGCTCCCCACTGGCCACCCCCCTGACGAGCGTGAAGTAA
- a CDS encoding lysophospholipid acyltransferase family protein, which translates to MVNHNTTRIGQYIRKISTPRIHDLVLRHVGYVEGLENIPRTGPVILVANHSSYMDHFVMKTLAESVRPGRIWFPTKAEAFGTFLSRVWHESMDCYPVDRNAPSEEIFQRARDVLDRDDTLVLYPEGTRNTGEGLLPFKSGAFRMALANKTPVIPVGMTGLAEVLPKGASIPRRRLFSVAIGQPLTVPTSGDERARARAMRDDAFDKISGLKYRSSHVTAKDSGQALDGMVTLSHTMVAENLTVDGNLPAEVVSRIQLLLRLADKTSRRRLDLQVQKTRIDGFRALNSLTPVGTMVRAAVVNQKADRLSDLHSSYDFAAYLAGRSSLVLPPWMGGGTGKASTHFKRAVAREGQMTSQAYVGLGESLAAAGDTSGAVDAYEHALHNIDASDPRGVARKEKISRAVAQLTGAAHGRP; encoded by the coding sequence ATGGTCAACCACAACACCACCCGCATCGGGCAATACATCCGCAAAATATCGACCCCTCGCATCCACGACCTCGTCCTCCGACACGTCGGTTATGTCGAAGGACTAGAGAATATCCCACGCACAGGACCGGTCATCCTCGTCGCCAACCACTCGTCCTACATGGACCACTTCGTGATGAAAACCCTCGCCGAGTCTGTTCGCCCCGGCCGCATCTGGTTCCCGACAAAGGCGGAAGCCTTCGGCACCTTCTTGTCGCGCGTCTGGCACGAATCCATGGACTGCTACCCCGTGGATCGCAACGCGCCCAGCGAAGAAATCTTCCAACGTGCCCGCGACGTCCTGGATCGTGACGACACACTCGTTCTCTACCCCGAAGGAACCCGCAACACGGGAGAGGGGCTCCTCCCGTTTAAGTCCGGAGCGTTCCGGATGGCATTGGCCAACAAGACGCCCGTCATTCCCGTCGGGATGACCGGCCTGGCCGAGGTGCTTCCGAAGGGTGCGTCCATTCCCCGCCGCCGGTTGTTCTCTGTCGCGATTGGTCAACCGTTGACGGTGCCGACCAGTGGTGATGAACGTGCCCGAGCGCGCGCCATGCGCGATGACGCTTTCGACAAGATCTCGGGTCTGAAGTACCGCTCCAGTCACGTCACCGCGAAAGATTCCGGCCAGGCGCTCGACGGGATGGTTACGCTCTCCCACACCATGGTGGCTGAGAACCTCACGGTGGACGGAAACCTGCCCGCCGAGGTTGTCTCCCGGATTCAGCTTCTGCTGAGACTTGCAGATAAAACGTCCCGACGGCGCTTGGACTTGCAGGTACAGAAAACACGCATCGACGGCTTCCGCGCTTTAAACTCACTGACTCCCGTGGGCACGATGGTGCGTGCCGCTGTCGTGAATCAAAAAGCCGATCGACTTTCCGACCTGCATTCGTCCTACGACTTCGCGGCCTACCTCGCTGGTCGTAGCTCTCTGGTCCTGCCGCCATGGATGGGAGGCGGCACAGGCAAAGCGAGCACGCACTTCAAGCGTGCCGTCGCCCGCGAAGGGCAGATGACATCACAGGCCTATGTGGGGCTTGGGGAGTCTCTTGCTGCCGCCGGTGACACCTCCGGCGCCGTCGACGCCTACGAACACGCACTACACAACATTGATGCTTCTGACCCCCGAGGAGTCGCGCGCAAAGAGAAGATCTCTCGTGCCGTAGCCCAGCTCACCGGCGCAGCACACGGGAGGCCATAA
- a CDS encoding MMPL family transporter, which yields MILTFVQRHAKLVILLWAVVFVLSAVGAWHLNDSVKAGGFNDQHGQSFAGQDVNREAFGDADNELSVVLTSDETVDSSTLDAVETAIHELPHVEYVTDGRQVAQLGSDSGQTQIVQVGFDADNTTTQNMVPTLRDKVAEAVDGTAVDSHVTGAAALDYDLNIQSQQDALHAEMIAFPLLILVLLFIYRAVGPTAVTLITAGICLAGTQGAGTVLAQFMDVSNMYVTGASLIGLAVSVDYCLFLTARYKENIHAGVDTPEALRLATHTAGHAIRFGGLSVIAALCALFIARNMVFSSIALAGIIVTTIALLALSTLVPAIITVLGDRLFFGKLPGFHDALVIEEEKDSPMLRTALTKPAIVALSVVVPLLVSAAPLAGIKLQVPVASVSILPEGKDSREGIEAIQSELDARALFPTSVTFEGAPGESAEDVQAKATAFADQLDGVSNVDQVLVPGTPEEKFSPYPLSGSQQSVNYSRVLVTSTGLPDSDDAHEMIRDIKDLTGDQADVYVSGATAQGDDFDRLVESSIPWIIAAVVLISLALLGWAFRSWRLPVLAVVLNGLVVSAAMGLLSFIWKAVTGDSINSVTPIVIFAIVFGLSMDYMVLMASRMKEEFVNGAAHRRAIALGIAKTSRLVIFAAIIMIGVFLSFLVAEISIVREIGLGLAMAVAMDALIVRPLLLPSILTLIGPSVWGGTSTTTTELGGDEAYDPRRPEPTPVAV from the coding sequence ATGATTCTTACGTTTGTTCAGCGTCACGCCAAGCTCGTGATTCTCCTGTGGGCAGTAGTGTTCGTCCTCAGCGCGGTCGGCGCATGGCACCTTAACGACTCCGTCAAAGCCGGCGGCTTCAATGACCAACACGGTCAATCGTTCGCCGGCCAAGACGTCAACCGCGAGGCCTTCGGTGATGCCGACAATGAACTCTCCGTGGTGCTCACCTCCGACGAGACCGTTGATTCTTCAACACTGGATGCCGTGGAAACTGCCATCCACGAGCTGCCACACGTTGAGTATGTGACGGATGGACGACAAGTCGCGCAGCTCGGCTCTGACTCCGGGCAGACGCAGATCGTCCAAGTCGGCTTCGACGCCGACAACACGACGACACAGAACATGGTGCCCACACTCCGTGACAAAGTCGCCGAGGCTGTCGACGGCACCGCGGTAGACAGTCACGTTACGGGCGCCGCGGCACTGGACTATGACCTGAATATTCAGTCCCAGCAAGATGCCCTGCACGCGGAAATGATCGCCTTCCCGCTGCTCATCCTCGTGCTGCTGTTCATCTACCGCGCCGTCGGTCCAACCGCGGTCACGCTGATCACGGCAGGCATCTGCCTGGCGGGAACACAAGGTGCCGGGACGGTCTTGGCTCAGTTCATGGATGTGTCGAACATGTACGTCACGGGTGCATCATTGATCGGCTTGGCCGTGAGCGTGGACTATTGTCTCTTCCTCACTGCTCGTTACAAAGAGAACATCCACGCTGGGGTGGACACACCGGAGGCATTGCGCCTGGCGACGCATACCGCGGGGCATGCCATCCGCTTTGGTGGCCTGAGCGTCATCGCCGCCTTGTGCGCCCTGTTTATCGCTCGGAATATGGTCTTTTCTTCTATTGCGTTAGCAGGGATCATTGTGACGACGATTGCGCTGCTTGCTCTGTCCACCCTGGTGCCGGCCATCATCACCGTGCTCGGCGACCGACTCTTCTTCGGCAAACTGCCGGGCTTCCACGACGCGCTGGTTATCGAGGAGGAAAAAGATTCACCGATGCTCCGCACCGCGCTGACCAAACCAGCCATCGTGGCTCTCTCGGTCGTCGTGCCACTGCTCGTAAGTGCCGCACCGTTAGCGGGAATCAAGCTGCAGGTCCCAGTCGCCAGCGTGTCGATCCTCCCAGAGGGCAAGGATTCCCGTGAGGGCATCGAAGCGATCCAGTCCGAACTCGATGCCCGCGCCTTGTTCCCCACGAGCGTGACCTTCGAAGGGGCACCAGGCGAATCAGCTGAAGACGTGCAGGCGAAAGCCACAGCATTCGCCGACCAACTTGATGGCGTCAGCAACGTCGATCAGGTGCTTGTCCCGGGGACGCCAGAGGAAAAGTTCTCCCCCTACCCACTATCGGGATCGCAACAGTCAGTGAATTACTCTCGCGTGCTCGTCACCTCGACGGGACTGCCGGATTCTGATGACGCCCACGAGATGATCCGAGATATTAAAGATCTCACAGGCGACCAGGCTGATGTCTACGTCTCGGGAGCCACCGCCCAGGGGGACGATTTCGACCGCTTGGTCGAAAGCTCCATTCCCTGGATCATCGCAGCCGTGGTGCTCATCTCGCTGGCCCTGCTGGGCTGGGCATTCCGCTCGTGGCGCCTGCCCGTCCTCGCGGTTGTCCTCAACGGACTGGTGGTGTCTGCGGCGATGGGACTGTTGTCCTTTATATGGAAAGCCGTGACGGGTGATTCCATCAACTCGGTCACCCCGATCGTTATCTTCGCAATCGTCTTTGGCCTATCGATGGACTACATGGTCCTCATGGCCTCCCGCATGAAAGAAGAATTCGTTAACGGTGCGGCCCACCGTCGTGCCATTGCGTTGGGAATCGCCAAGACGTCACGGTTGGTGATCTTCGCGGCGATCATCATGATCGGAGTATTCCTGTCGTTCCTAGTCGCGGAAATCAGCATTGTGCGCGAGATCGGTCTGGGCTTGGCCATGGCCGTCGCGATGGACGCGCTGATCGTCCGTCCACTGCTGCTGCCGTCGATCTTGACGCTGATCGGGCCGAGCGTGTGGGGTGGTACCTCCACTACCACGACGGAGTTGGGGGGAGATGAAGCCTATGACCCCCGACGCCCAGAGCCCACACCCGTGGCCGTTTGA